From the genome of Astyanax mexicanus isolate ESR-SI-001 chromosome 3, AstMex3_surface, whole genome shotgun sequence:
TTTATCACTGTTGTATCTGGAGTTGCCGTTAATTCTGGCGCCGATCCAGTGTAGAGGTCAGGAGCATGCAAGCTGATAGCGCCGAACACAAGGTTCTGTGAATGTGGGTCAATAGTCCTGTCTGACCTGCATTACACAGTGGCCAGCTAGGGTGTTTTGTAAAAGGTTTGTAAAATAAAGATTGTTTTTACCATCTGAGTTGTCTGTTTTTGTGAaacattttacttgttttatatatacattacagtttacagtaatgatttaaaatgtaaaaataagtaaaaaaaaaaaaaagtttttcttggATGAATTATTTTACTATACACTTTTATTCCATTAGCCTAAATACATGCAGATTTTTCACCAAGTTTCTGTAATAGCCTGTGTTCTGAATTTTGGGTAATTGCAGGGAAATACAGTGTACTAAATCAAGttttattttgcactttttttttttggaagttagCCTCATGATCCTTATGCATAATTAGATGCAATGGCTTTTGGCCTGCATATTCCCTTtaaaattgttcagtgttctctaACAATTTTTGATTTTTATAATATAGAACACTTTACAGATCCCATGTGTAGGTCATCTACATGCATTAATTGATGAATACAAAACACTGGAACTATTGTGAAATATAAAAATTTGATTTAAGCACAAAGCAttaagaattttttttgtgttttttttttttattattcacaaaaacatttatatttaaagggGGGTGTGGGTGATTTTTGAGGCTGCTAATGaagtttaaaaaaacaatgatCATCTGCATTAAAGACAAAGGCATGGTTGCAGAAGTAGAGGGTACGGGCCTGCCTGCAGAATAttcttttaaatcatattttacagTCCTTAGCCATTGTCTCAGTTTATGGACCTTGTGGACTGATTGTATACTTAAACCTTTTGTAAGTATGCCCATCAAAAGCCATAAACACCATGCTTAAAGCCACTTAATCCTATCCATGTGACATCTGGCCCATCCAATGGTTGTAAGCTGACCTTAGTGGGAAGCGGGAAAGGAAAAGGCGGAGGGAGAAATTGGTAGCCATGTGATCAATGGGCCAGCTTTTTAAATCATTAATGCACATGATTTATTTATGGCCTTATTTGGATACTTGCACCCCTCAGGGGTGGCCACATTCAGTCTGTCTGACTGTGGTGTAATCAGACATGAGTGGAGTCCGGGCCCCATCAGGCATGACCCTGAGCGCTGTGGAGCCCAAGCACCAGCAAGCTGTTCAGAGGACCCGTGCCCTGACCCGAACATACCTGCTGTCCAGCTCCATGCTGCCAATACCACCCTCCAGTAACCAGAGCATCGGTGAATCTCTGAAGCTTCCAGCACTGACCAGAACAGCATATCGCCGGACCTCCCTGCTACCACTCAGGTAAGAGGATATCCAGAGCTTCAAACCCAGGCTTAACAATGGACCTCTAAATAAAAGAAtgatagaaaaaaagaaattaaaacaattatttacgTGGCATGTATAGGATTTTGTCAAGAAATGTGAACGACTACTAGAAATCCcaaagaaactttttaaaacGTTGGACAATATTAGCTTGGCTATGCACTAGacgtgtgccatatcgtatcgtacacgataatatcgccaacatttttgaataccgtgaatgatattataccctgaaatatcgtcttacattatatatctactagagacagattatatctgtccagtatcatttattttacttcaatcctggatatatggagttcattattaatattattagtatcatgacattgttGACTGTTACAAAGCTgacagttaggggtgtgccatagcatgccttatcgtatgcaataattaaattatttaaaacatgttaTTCTCttccagtagtgtattcttgagatatttttgtttttaattcagtgttttgtcatatcaccaagagtatcgttttcgcgaaaataccatgaaatatcgtgatattattttagggataTATTGTCCACACCTACTATGCACCCATAAAAATGTAATGCATTGACACTAATTTTGTATTTAATTGGTGACATGGTTCTAGTTTTACAATATAGAATAGCTCATATCAATGCAGAATATAtacaaaaagtaatttaaaaattGTATACAAAAAATTGTTACTGAGACACAATATACTTTTCTCAGCATATCATGGACATAATCAGAAATATAGAAAACTGACCAAGTGCATGTTTTATTACAAAGTGTGTAATCAGTCTAGTTTTACAGGATGAaatgcagtaaataaaaaatagggGTATACTTAAAATTCAGCAACCAAAatgatttaaatgaaaaaaataagaattatgaCCAATATATAATCATGTGCTTTGTTGTCTGTTGACTTAATTTAGTGTTCAATAACTTGAATAGTAGTTTTGTAGTCAGAGTATGCATCTTTGAAATCCAAGATAAACCAGTGTTTAAAGTCCATTTTTAGACCCTTTAACATGTACTTAACTTTCAAATGAATGTTTTACAACTGTTTACCTGAGTTTGTGTTTCAAACTCAAAATTCCTCTCCTCTTAGGTTTCCATTTCTACATGTGAGGGTCAACTTTCTTGAACCTAAAACCCGATACAGAACACTTCTTCAGATCAACTGCTGCACTTTCATTTTGCCACGTTTCGGTTTCAGATGGCATTTTACCTATAACCTGAAAACTAGTGAAATGAATTGTTTTCCTCCCAGTCACCCAGCCACATACTCACACCACAGAAAAGCCCATTCAGATTTCTAAACCACTGTTTCCAATAGGTAGTGTGTGCTGGGAAACCTGAGCTAAGCACTTCTCACGTAGCAACAGACCCACACCACTCACAGCCAACACAACAGTCCTATCAGCTCCATTTATCTGATGGCTTGCAGGCGGCTAAGGTTTTAAATAACTGAGAGCTGCTCTAATTTAGTGTGCCTGCCTCTATAAATCCAAAAGATGAGATGGGGAGGCTGTTAAAACGTTAATGTTGGATATGATCAAATTATATTAGATTCCCAAAAAGggtgttaattattttattgcacattgtgttaggcctgtcacaataaaacaaaatataacaaaatatacagctttggaaataattaagagaccacttcagtttctaaaatcagtttctttgattttgctatttataggtacatgtttgagtaaaataaacatttttgttttattcgataaactacagacaacatttctcccaaattccaaataaaaatattgtcatttagagcatttatttgcagaaatcagaaatggctaaaattacaaaaaagatacagagctttcaggcccccaaatagtgcaaagaaaacaagttcatattcagaacgttttaagagtttataaatcaatatttggtggaataaagctgtttttttaatcacagttttcatgcatcttggcatgttctcctccaccagtctaacacactgcttttggaaaacgtaatgccacttctggtacaataattcaagcagttcatcttggtttgatgccttgagatcatccatattcctcttgattatattccagaggttttcagtttggtaaaatcaaagaaactcatcatttctaagtggtctcttattttttccagagctgtataacaatatatatcaaaGTATATCACATTAATACAACTTTTTAAAAGACAATACATTTTAGCATAGCATTAGCATATCATCATGACCACATTAACCATTTGTAAGCTGTTCTGGGCATATAGGATCACTTTATGgttatataattacagactgctgTCTCTCAGATTCTCTGCATACTTTCTTTTCATCCtttcacaggaccaccacagtgcAGGTATTGTTTGGGTGGTCAAATTTTCcatactgcagtgacactgacatggtggcaTGTTAGTGTGTGAAAGGTGGacaagtagatcagacacagtAGTGTCACTGGCATGGTGGTAGTGAGTTGAGAGATATGCCATGAGTGGATCAGACTAGAGGATGAGCTTCTGGCTCTGACTTTATATCTACAAGGTAGACCAactaggtgtttaaaaactccaggaaCACTGTTGTGTTCTATCCACTCACACCATCAcaacaaacaccaccaccatgtcaaaGTCACTGCACCCAAATAATATTTGCCCTGTGGTGGTCGTGTGAGGTCTTGGGTATTAGAAAACATggataaaaatgtatgtaaacagaaggactacagtctgcaattatagaactacaaagtgttcttataatcagtggagctgaaatgtaaatatagatGTAGAATCAAggatgtggtcataatgttatgcttgatcgatGCACTGTGTGCTGTGTTTAATGTATGTAtgatattcattttcttttattctttcttgtCTGAATGTTTCCAGCATTAGTGAGCCCTCCCTGTTCGCCCCAGTCCAGCGTGTGGTTTTGGACGGGTTTCCTCGAAATTGCCGCCCTTGTCCTCGTAAACgagctcaatctctctctctatgcaAGTCAAGTGAAAATAAAAATGGACCAATACCGAGCTACCAGCCAATATACACCCACTTTACTCAACCAATAAGACCAGTTTCCAAACTAAATCAGCAGCCCATTTTACGGGCTAGGAGGCTCCCTGCTGGCCAGAGTGGCCTACGATCTTCAGTAAAGCAGTATTGGCAGGATCCTCACAATGAGACTTTATCCATCAGAGGGACACCTTGTCTTCCAAGCCCGCCTTCACCCTCTACCTCTGCCACCACGTCTCGCACTCAGCTACATGTTTTCCTCCCGGTTGAAGGTTCTGGAGGGGAAGAAGACAAAGACAGTGAATCTGTGGATGAAGGTTTCATGGATGAGGTGGATAATAAAGCCTCAATTCTGAGGCACAAAAAAGGAGAATCAAAGAAAGAGCCTATACAAACTGATTGTGCAACATCATTAAAAGCTGATTTGGTCCAGTTAGTGACCTGAGTGTTTATTCATGCCATGCTAATTGCTGTTTTACAGTGAAGTGAATTCATACACGAATATTATCTTAGCCTGATATATGTCTGATAAGAAGtgtgaattaaatttaaatatcacTTGTGACTGTATGGAATACTGAGTAGCATTAGACCAGAGCTGTCAATGTTCCTTCCAGGTAACAGCTGTGCAGAAATGTAAGTATTTCCTCTTGTTAATTAAATGATGGGTTAAATCATGACCTTTGTTGTGGAAAGTTCCTCACAGCACTCGgtcatactgaacatcctgactGTATCAGAGGACCAGTTTAATTTTCAGAACTGGTCTGGTCTCTTATGGGTTAATAACCCAGTACTTCATGCTAGAACAAAACTAAATTTCTGTATATAACTGACTGTAGTCGCTGAACACTTGTACCAGAGTAAGTaatcaataaataatacaaacaatCTGTTTCATGTTATTTATTCACTCTCTTGTCATTATGTGTTGAAGTCACAGGCTGGTTAAAGGGCGGATGTGGGGAAAAAGGGTATCTAAGATACAACATATGATTTATTATGTATGATACAATAGTCTTATCCTTTATTAAGACTAGCATTATATTATCATTAAAGCAAAGAAACATTTGTTTCACAAAGGACCCACTATGGGACAACATACCCCAAAACGGGTATATAAAGGGCATCTAAGAGGGCAGTTTTCTTCATCTAAAAAGTACCTGCAGGAAATTTCAAATATATCCAATTGTGTATTAAATGTGAATGTGCTTCTATTAGGAAACATtcccacactctcacacacgcagGGGCCCTTTCCAACACCCTTTTAGACACTTGTCATGTAAAGTTGCAAAAGGGGGCATATAATAACGACATTATTTTCTAATTGAATGACAGAGGTCCAACTATGCATGGGCACTCATTAAGTCACATTATAAAAGTTTCCTGCTCTAAGTTCATTATTCTCATATGTTACTGCACTCTAGAtagtgaataataaataaataattaaaaaagaaagttgaaaatgtattattattagtttattcttTACCTAAGGACTAACAGACTAGTTTCTAAAGATTTTAGAGCTTTGCTCAGTCCATATCGCTGCATCTGATTAGATAAATTAGATAAATCTTTAATAGGTTCTTTTATCTCAGTGTAAAGTTAGTAGTTTTCTTTGTTTGAATTTGGAGTTCCCATGTAACCTGAAATTCCTTCAGGGTGGATCCAACATTGCAAAGTATTTTGCTATAATTCTATTACAGTTATTTGTTAAATAGCAGACTTCTTaggtctcccggaagttgcgggagtctaccacaTATCAATAACGGATCCCTAATGCCCGCAGGTCAGATAAAATTTCCCTGAATCTTGAATAGGCTGCCCAAGAGTGAACacgaacacacacatgcacacaggtGACACAGACTTTTCTCCTTTCACATGTGTAAaagtgagggagagggagagaaaggcgctcccctcgtgtgcatattcataaagcgcatgcaaaacagcgAGGGTTCTgtttggcctgttctctgcaaagtttttagtgtgggcaggcagttGTTTTTTTCTGTCCTGGACTGGATGTGTTCAGTGAgtaagagaaggagcatcatggctcccatcaaaactaaTTTCACTTCTGACTACTCTAAAGAATATcaatgtctggtaaaagtaaaaaaatatgagtcttgcccactgtacagtttgtaacagTGATTTCAGCATTGCCCACAGGGGACAAAATGATTGCAATAGGCATGTtcaggtgagttaatgtgactataaaatatatacagaaaaacagtACATTAtggctattatatatatatatattataaattatataatatatgatgtcTGTAACAGGGCCCTCAAGAGTTGTAGCTACTATTTGCAAGATAATGTGTAGTTTCACATAGGTAACCCATTGTTATAGCCCACCTGTATCTCACAAGCGTCCCATCTAGGCCATGTTTAACACCTCCTGGTCTGGCTCGTACTGGACACCCATATGTGGGGCCAACGTAAACCCCACGGACAAAACTTTCTGATTCCCAGTTTGTCTACCCCTACAGGCCCCACATGGACATGTTACCTGTGTCCAGTGAAAGAGTGTGGGAGCTGCTTGGAGGAATCAGCCTGCTGGCCGCTCGATGCCGCTGTTGCAGCAGGCCGTGGTGCTGTTTTCTGCAGGGGGAGTGGAGCTCTCTAGCAGCAGCGTGCGGAAGGAATTTAGCGGGACTGAGAGTTGGTTAGCTGCAGCGCAGACTCACACACACcttattttttattctcttttgcaCTTCAGAAAACGATAATCGCCGTGTCGCCGTGGCTGTGCATGGACCGTGCTGTGTGACCGGCTGCTGACTGCAGAGTGTGCGGGCCCTGAGGTCAGTGTTTACGGGCTGGACTGCGTGGCCCGCGTGGTGTTTTGCTGTGTGCAGACCAGCTACTAACAACATTGAGCGTAACTAATTTATCAATGGGAATGAACGAAATAAATAACCACGGCTGCTCAGAGCAGAGAGTCAGTAAAAGAGGGAATTAGTTAGcttagttaatttagctaacgctatgTTAGAATAGCTAGCTATTTTTATATCCAGCTATCCTATAAGAATAACTGAAATATCGATTAACTGCTCTCTCCCTTATGTTTTGCCTGAACAGCTGAAATAACGTGTGTAAAAATGCCTCGGTCAAGCCATTCCAGTTTTCCGTTCCACCTCAAATGGCAGGAGCCAGAATGTAAATAATGcacctttttaaggtggaatggaaatgtggaTTAATTAGCTAAGATAGACAAGTTCTGAGGCGTGTTAATTCCAGCTGCAGACTAAAGTAGCCCCAGCTGtttttagctaacctagctcaaCTAGCATACAGTTAACAGTAACGTATGTTTTTGTGCAATGGGTTAGCTAAGACAGCTAATTAACCTAGGTTGGCTAATATTAACTCCAGAATGGACAACATGACAATAACTTTAGATACTCCCCAAAATGGCTTAACGTTAGCtcggttagcttagctaaccactCTAGCTAGCAGCTTTACCTTAAAATCTCATTTAGCTAGATAATGTTAACTCTGAccgtttttttatatttcatctaGCGTTTGCTAATGTTCTCGAATTAACTTTAGTTTTCCAAAAAATATAGCTAGCTGGTGCTACTCATTTAATTACCTCAGTTTTTGTTGTTTAACGTGTAGTTTTGGTTTGTTGTACTCCCATCTCCAGCATGGCTCAGTTTTGCTCTGTGTAACTTTACAAGTTACACACTTTGTACAATAAAGGGACATGACCTCAATGTGTTTGCTCACATATAATTAGTTATAAGAGTGAACAATACTACTGCTTCAATCACTGCTCTTTTATACACACAAAGTATTTCCCAGACTATGATTAATTAACATTTAGTTATCTTTATTATCTTTAAGGGTATTATTGCTTTATGTTATTCTATTATTACGATGTTAGTGAAATTTAatggttttaaaaatataatattgtttatcacagtcATTTTTGGGACAATACAAAGTCCACAAAAATGGTACTGTGACAGAATATATAGCTATGTATGAACTCCGTAATAGTTTCATGGTATTTTGCATGAATGACTGTTACAATCTCGTGAAAATCtaaattagaggtgtgccatatcatactgtatgcaataatattggcaaataaaatgttaaattaattttgttgcagtagtgcattcctgaaataaattttaatttaattgaatttttgtTGCAATATAGTTACTGCAAAAATACCTTGGAATACTGTAAAATTACTGTAGGGCAAGATCGGCCATCTGTATTGCatattttagcacatttattagtttgtgttgtgtgtatactgtatgcaGTGTCCATAAGAGCTGCCAACTTATAAGGTGcttccagaaaaagaaaaagtggttGGTTATTACTTAGTTCAATCATCGAATTCCATTGCGCTATTTTTGCTAACCACCAAGATGAGACATTGTACAAGAAGTGAATCTTATAGGTGCAATAACATGAAAACAACTTGTTTAGTTCTAAGAGGTGAGTGCAGAATGTTGGCCCTTTGTCACACCAAAAAGATAATTTATGTCAACAACCTTAATGTTGTGTGTTGTCTTGTCCAGCAGAGGTCTGAGACATGGATGCCTCCCCTCAGTCTCCTGAAAAAGAAGGTACACTGATGGAGAGCACGTCCCCGGTTGGAGAGGACCCAGCGGCCTGTCACAGTGGTGATGTTCATTCCACTGATGGCAAAGACAATGATACATTAGATGATCATTCCAACTCACAGTCTGCAAAAGAAGAAGAATGCGCTTCGGAAGAAAACCAGGTGGAAGagggtgaggaggaggaggatgttgAAGGGAAGTCCGCAATAGAAAACGTCAACAACAAGCAACAAGAGGACCAACAGATGGATTGCGATCAGAAGGAGGCAAGTGAGGAAAACATGAAGgtcaaaaaaaatctaattagctCAGGTGAAGAGAGGGACAAGGACGAGATACAACCCCAAGGTGAGGAGGCAAACAGAGATTTGGAAAAAGAGGATGCTGAGCATCATCTGGAAAAGGCAAAGGAGAAGAAAACTGATAAAGAGGAACAGAATCAACTTGATGAGGCGAGGCATGGAAACCTCATCCAGGAGACAGACCAGCAGGACACCACCGGGCAGCCTCAGGTGGATATAGTGacagaacacaaaaaaacagaagacAGCACAGGTGAGGAGGAAGGCATAGATGtcacaagacagacagacagaacttTTGTGATTAAAGAAAGTGAACAAAAACTGGAAGATGAGACGGACAGAACTTGTGCAGAAAACACTACAGAACACATTACGTTTCAAATGAGACAGGAGAAAGAGAAGCACAACATACCAGAAGAGATGGAAAGGCCAGAGGATGATGAGCCAAGTACTGAACAGGAAGACAGAGGGACAGTTGATGAAGAATCCACTGAATCACCAATGGATATTGATCACACAATTGAAAAGATGAAGGAGGATATTCCAGATGATTTTGATTCCTCTAATTCACAGGGTGAGTCTGAACAGATTGTTTGGCTTTATTTAGTGTGTTTTGTATCTGTTCCCTTGTTCagtaaaaaaaggtgttttcCCCTTCCATGGAGGATAACACTAAGATAAGATAGCTTTATTGTCATTGCACTAAATTCCACTAAATTGAGCAGCAATCCCAATGTGCTTAAGACATACAATAAATAATGAGAATGAAAGAAAAACTATAATGCacaaataaactaatttatacaGAGGATTtatgaacaaatatatatatacagtataagcaCTGATTATTGCACCCAAGTAAATAATCTGTCTTGGTAAATAGTAAATACTGGGCTACTTATTTAGCTTATATTACAGTTATTTTTGTCTCtgtcgccttttttttttttaaacttgaaaaTGAATATAAACGTTTTCTTTTTACTCAAGGCAAAGCTGAAAGTCCTTCTCAGGAACTAGGGCCTGAATTGAAGCATTCTGATAGTCAGGACCAGTCTAATGTGTCCTCTGAAGATGCGTCATCAAACAGATCCGGTAAGCACATTCAGTAATCATTATCCAAGTCACATGGAGCTATAAACAAAGAGATGTTTTGGACAGTTATCAGTCATCTGACAGAATCTCTTAATGTGAGCTGTCTTTGTGAATTGGGAAGATGTGAAGctgcaaaagaagaaaaaacattggCTCCTCCACCCCGGTAAAATGGAATGTTCTCTTAGAGACCAAAAAGAGTGCTTAATGTGCATCAAAATACAAGGACCTACCAATAATCCACTCCAAGATGAGCAAGAGCTATTAAAAAAGTGCAGAGTGAGCTGTCTTCAGCGGCAGTGTGTAGGTAATATACAGTTCAAATATTAGGAGAGCAGTGGTTGTATCTGTTAGTTCCCTCCAATATAGACATAAAGCAGACTGCATTTGGTTTGAAAGTGTACAGTGCATCCTGGTACAAtcctgttgtaaaaaaaaaattgaagccAAAAGACTAAATGACTAAAAAGGAAGCTATCGGTTGTGCCAGAGCATTAATGATAGAGACTGAAGGCGAAGCTGTGTGGGCACCTAAACACAGCCcatattttttttgtggaaaacacTTCCCCGTCTCTATTGGGAGAGTGCAGAACAACTGAACATGATTTTCATCAGAAACAAGAGAGCGTGGCTCAAGCAACTGCACGCCAAGTTTGTAAGTAcaccaatatattatttattgtgttgaaagtgtttatttatttatttatttatttatttatttatttattttgtataaatgttATTTTGACACTGCCAAGTAATTGTAATTATACACGGATATGGGGATACCTTACTAATAAACCAACtgggggtgggtttcccaaaaagtTTTCGTAGCACTTAGATGATTTTAGATGGTCAAGCGAGCTTCTCATTGAGCACTCTCTTTCCATGTTAAGATGTTCtaaatgctaagatgcttttagGAAACTCTGCCCTTATTCAGAGAAATTGCTGCTCTTTTGATTTGTATGACTGTCATGGACTCTAAacatctgttattttattattgttcattgAATTTATCATACATTGCCTAGATATTACATTAGATCAGTCTCCATGTATTGCAGTATTTGTACTGCATTCTGCTCATTCTG
Proteins encoded in this window:
- the LOC107197622 gene encoding uncharacterized protein LOC107197622 yields the protein MSGVRAPSGMTLSAVEPKHQQAVQRTRALTRTYLLSSSMLPIPPSSNQSIGESLKLPALTRTAYRRTSLLPLSISEPSLFAPVQRVVLDGFPRNCRPCPRKRAQSLSLCKSSENKNGPIPSYQPIYTHFTQPIRPVSKLNQQPILRARRLPAGQSGLRSSVKQYWQDPHNETLSIRGTPCLPSPPSPSTSATTSRTQLHVFLPVEGSGGEEDKDSESVDEGFMDEVDNKASILRHKKGESKKEPIQTDCATSLKADLVQLVT